Proteins from a genomic interval of Maniola jurtina chromosome 8, ilManJurt1.1, whole genome shotgun sequence:
- the LOC123867641 gene encoding glutamate-gated chloride channel isoform X18, giving the protein MGWSCVVARAVAVLLMLSRASALTSDIFAAGKSDKEILDNLLKNSRYDKRLLPPVDGVLTVNVSVLLLSLASPDESSLKYEVEFLLQQQWYDPRLRYSNQSHYDFLNAIHHHEDIWLPDTYFIMHGDFKDPIIPMHFALRIYRNGTINYLMRRHLILSCQGSLNIFPFDDPLCSFALESISYEQSAITYVWKNDEDTLRKSPSLTTLNAYLIKNQTIPCPNKASWRADGLTLYEDDEDLTCNLCQRRFEEQGNYSCLKVDLIFTRDRAFYFTTVFIPGIILVTSSFITFWLEWNAVPARSMIGNYSCLKVDLIFTRDRSFYFTTVFIPGIILVTSSFITFWLEWNAVPARVMIGVTTMLNFFTTSNGFRSTLPVVSNLTAMNVWDGVCMCFIYASLLEFVCVNYVGRKRPLHNVVYRPGENPVTQPGDKKRESTTATDLVTCTACTGAPGSCTHTANNGGVSEPCFVQVRKKEPPHPIRVAKTIDVIARFTFPTAYAVFLIFFFIHYKAFS; this is encoded by the exons ATGGGTTGGTCATGCGTTGTGGCACGCGCCGTGGCTGTCCTCCTCATGCTCAGCAGAGCATCTGCACTTACGTCcgatat ttttgcaGCGGGCAAGTCGGACAAAGAGATTCTGGACAATCTTCTGAAAAACTCCCGCTATGACAAAAGACTGCTCCCACCAGTAGATG GTGTCCTCACCGTAAATGTTAGCGTGCTACTTCTTAGTTTAGCATCTCCAGATGAATCTAGTCTT AAATACGAGGTTGAATTTCTTCTGCAACAGCAGTGGTATGATCCTCGACTGCGGTATTCAAATCAGTCGCATTACGACTTCCTTAACGCCATCCATCATCACGAGGATATTTGGCTACCCGATACTTACTTCATCATGCATGGAGACTTTAAA GATCCAATAATACCGATGCATTTTGCCTTGCGCATATATCGGAATGGCACCATCAACTACTTGATGCGGCGTCACCTCATTTTGTCCTGTCAGGGAAGCCTCAACATATTCCCATTTGATGACCCATTGTGTTCATTTGCGTTAGAAAGTA TATCATACGAACAATCGGCTATAACTTATGTTTGGAAAAACGATGAAGACACTCTAAGGAAGTCACCGTCGTTAACGACGCTAAATGCCTACCTCATCAAGAACCAGACCATTCCTTGTCCCAATAAAGCGAGCTGGAGAG CTGATGGTTTAACACTTTACGAAGACGATGAAGACCTGACATGTAATCTTTGCCAGAGACGATTTGAGGAGCAAG GTAACTACAGCTGTCTAAAGGTGGACCTTATTTTTACAAGAGACCGAGCATTCTACTTTACCACAGTATTTATCCCTGGCATAATCCTGGTGACCTCTTCCTTCATCACATTTTGGCTGGAATGGAACGCAGTTCCAGCTCGTTCCATGATAG GTAATTACAGCTGCCTCAAAGTGGATCTAATCTTCACAAGAGATAGATCATTTTACTTCACTACTGTTTTCATTCCGGGCATCATTTTGGTGACGTCGTCTTTTATTACTTTTTGGTTGGAATGGAATGCAGTACCTGCTAGAGTCATGATAG GTGTAACAACCATGTTGAATTTCTTTACAACGTCCAATGGTTTCCGTTCAACGTTACCAGTGGTGTCGAATTTGACTGCAATGAACGTATGGGACGGAGTGTGCATGTGTTTCATCTACGCGTCCCTTCTTGAATTTGTCTGCGTCAATTACGTAGGTCGCAAGAGACCACTGCATAATGTGGTGTATAGGCCCGGCGAGAACCCAGTAACACAG CCT ggTGATAAAAAGAGAGAGTCAACAACTGCAACAGATCTGGTGACGTGTACAGCATGTACAGGTGCGCCCGGATCTTGCACACATACGGCCAACAATGGCGGGGTTTCCGAG CCATGTTTCGTTCAGGTCCGTAAAAAGGAGCCTCCGCATCCAATCCGTGTGGCGAAGACGATCGACGTGATAGCTCGCTTTACCTTCCCCACTGCGTACGCCGTGTTTctcatcttcttcttcattcACTACAAGGCCTTCTCTTAA
- the LOC123867641 gene encoding glutamate-gated chloride channel isoform X26 has translation MGWSCVVARAVAVLLMLSRASALTSDIFAAGKSDKEILDNLLKNSRYDKRLLPPVDDPEFCCGLTSPNDTLNQNNIGLPSLRPRSHNRGVLTVNVSVLLLSLASPDESSLKYEVEFLLQQQWYDPRLRYSNQSHYDFLNAIHHHEDIWLPDTYFIMHGDFKDPIIPMHFALRIYRNGTINYLMRRHLILSCQGSLNIFPFDDPLCSFALESISYEQSAITYVWKNDEDTLRKSPSLTTLNAYLIKNQTIPCPNKASWRGNYSCLKVDLIFTRDRSFYFTTVFIPGIILVTSSFITFWLEWNAVPARVMIGVTTMLNFFTTSNGFRSTLPVVSNLTAMNVWDGVCMCFIYASLLEFVCVNYVGRKRPLHNVVYRPGENPVTQRLPAVLSRIGIILASPLGDKKRESTTATDLVTCTACTGAPGSCTHTANNGGVSEPCFVQVRKKEPPHPIRVAKTIDVIARFTFPTAYAVFLIFFFIHYKAFS, from the exons ATGGGTTGGTCATGCGTTGTGGCACGCGCCGTGGCTGTCCTCCTCATGCTCAGCAGAGCATCTGCACTTACGTCcgatat ttttgcaGCGGGCAAGTCGGACAAAGAGATTCTGGACAATCTTCTGAAAAACTCCCGCTATGACAAAAGACTGCTCCCACCAGTAGATG ATCCTGAATTTTGTTGTGGTCTCACTTCGCCGAACGACACTctcaatcaaaataatattgggCTACCCTCGCTTCGGCCTCGATCGCACAATCGTG GTGTCCTCACCGTAAATGTTAGCGTGCTACTTCTTAGTTTAGCATCTCCAGATGAATCTAGTCTT AAATACGAGGTTGAATTTCTTCTGCAACAGCAGTGGTATGATCCTCGACTGCGGTATTCAAATCAGTCGCATTACGACTTCCTTAACGCCATCCATCATCACGAGGATATTTGGCTACCCGATACTTACTTCATCATGCATGGAGACTTTAAA GATCCAATAATACCGATGCATTTTGCCTTGCGCATATATCGGAATGGCACCATCAACTACTTGATGCGGCGTCACCTCATTTTGTCCTGTCAGGGAAGCCTCAACATATTCCCATTTGATGACCCATTGTGTTCATTTGCGTTAGAAAGTA TATCATACGAACAATCGGCTATAACTTATGTTTGGAAAAACGATGAAGACACTCTAAGGAAGTCACCGTCGTTAACGACGCTAAATGCCTACCTCATCAAGAACCAGACCATTCCTTGTCCCAATAAAGCGAGCTGGAGAG GTAATTACAGCTGCCTCAAAGTGGATCTAATCTTCACAAGAGATAGATCATTTTACTTCACTACTGTTTTCATTCCGGGCATCATTTTGGTGACGTCGTCTTTTATTACTTTTTGGTTGGAATGGAATGCAGTACCTGCTAGAGTCATGATAG GTGTAACAACCATGTTGAATTTCTTTACAACGTCCAATGGTTTCCGTTCAACGTTACCAGTGGTGTCGAATTTGACTGCAATGAACGTATGGGACGGAGTGTGCATGTGTTTCATCTACGCGTCCCTTCTTGAATTTGTCTGCGTCAATTACGTAGGTCGCAAGAGACCACTGCATAATGTGGTGTATAGGCCCGGCGAGAACCCAGTAACACAG CGACTGCCCGCAGTTCTGAGCAGAATTGGCATTATACTGGCCAGCCCCTTG ggTGATAAAAAGAGAGAGTCAACAACTGCAACAGATCTGGTGACGTGTACAGCATGTACAGGTGCGCCCGGATCTTGCACACATACGGCCAACAATGGCGGGGTTTCCGAG CCATGTTTCGTTCAGGTCCGTAAAAAGGAGCCTCCGCATCCAATCCGTGTGGCGAAGACGATCGACGTGATAGCTCGCTTTACCTTCCCCACTGCGTACGCCGTGTTTctcatcttcttcttcattcACTACAAGGCCTTCTCTTAA
- the LOC123867641 gene encoding glutamate-gated chloride channel isoform X24: MGWSCVVARAVAVLLMLSRASALTSDIFAAGKSDKEILDNLLKNSRYDKRLLPPVDDPEFCCGLTSPNDTLNQNNIGLPSLRPRSHNRGVLTVNVSVLLLSLASPDESSLKYEVEFLLQQQWYDPRLRYSNQSHYDFLNAIHHHEDIWLPDTYFIMHGDFKDPIIPMHFALRIYRNGTINYLMRRHLILSCQGSLNIFPFDDPLCSFALESISYEQSAITYVWKNDEDTLRKSPSLTTLNAYLIKNQTIPCPNKASWRGNYSCLKVDLIFTRDRSFYFTTVFIPGIILVTSSFITFWLEWNAVPARVMIGVTTMLNFFTTSNGFRSTLPVVSNLTAMNVWDGVCMCFIYASLLEFVCVNYVGRKRPLHNVVYRPGENPVTQRLPAVLSRIGIILASPLPGDKKRESTTATDLVTCTACTGAPGSCTHTANNGGVSEPCFVQVRKKEPPHPIRVAKTIDVIARFTFPTAYAVFLIFFFIHYKAFS, encoded by the exons ATGGGTTGGTCATGCGTTGTGGCACGCGCCGTGGCTGTCCTCCTCATGCTCAGCAGAGCATCTGCACTTACGTCcgatat ttttgcaGCGGGCAAGTCGGACAAAGAGATTCTGGACAATCTTCTGAAAAACTCCCGCTATGACAAAAGACTGCTCCCACCAGTAGATG ATCCTGAATTTTGTTGTGGTCTCACTTCGCCGAACGACACTctcaatcaaaataatattgggCTACCCTCGCTTCGGCCTCGATCGCACAATCGTG GTGTCCTCACCGTAAATGTTAGCGTGCTACTTCTTAGTTTAGCATCTCCAGATGAATCTAGTCTT AAATACGAGGTTGAATTTCTTCTGCAACAGCAGTGGTATGATCCTCGACTGCGGTATTCAAATCAGTCGCATTACGACTTCCTTAACGCCATCCATCATCACGAGGATATTTGGCTACCCGATACTTACTTCATCATGCATGGAGACTTTAAA GATCCAATAATACCGATGCATTTTGCCTTGCGCATATATCGGAATGGCACCATCAACTACTTGATGCGGCGTCACCTCATTTTGTCCTGTCAGGGAAGCCTCAACATATTCCCATTTGATGACCCATTGTGTTCATTTGCGTTAGAAAGTA TATCATACGAACAATCGGCTATAACTTATGTTTGGAAAAACGATGAAGACACTCTAAGGAAGTCACCGTCGTTAACGACGCTAAATGCCTACCTCATCAAGAACCAGACCATTCCTTGTCCCAATAAAGCGAGCTGGAGAG GTAATTACAGCTGCCTCAAAGTGGATCTAATCTTCACAAGAGATAGATCATTTTACTTCACTACTGTTTTCATTCCGGGCATCATTTTGGTGACGTCGTCTTTTATTACTTTTTGGTTGGAATGGAATGCAGTACCTGCTAGAGTCATGATAG GTGTAACAACCATGTTGAATTTCTTTACAACGTCCAATGGTTTCCGTTCAACGTTACCAGTGGTGTCGAATTTGACTGCAATGAACGTATGGGACGGAGTGTGCATGTGTTTCATCTACGCGTCCCTTCTTGAATTTGTCTGCGTCAATTACGTAGGTCGCAAGAGACCACTGCATAATGTGGTGTATAGGCCCGGCGAGAACCCAGTAACACAG CGACTGCCCGCAGTTCTGAGCAGAATTGGCATTATACTGGCCAGCCCCTTG CCT ggTGATAAAAAGAGAGAGTCAACAACTGCAACAGATCTGGTGACGTGTACAGCATGTACAGGTGCGCCCGGATCTTGCACACATACGGCCAACAATGGCGGGGTTTCCGAG CCATGTTTCGTTCAGGTCCGTAAAAAGGAGCCTCCGCATCCAATCCGTGTGGCGAAGACGATCGACGTGATAGCTCGCTTTACCTTCCCCACTGCGTACGCCGTGTTTctcatcttcttcttcattcACTACAAGGCCTTCTCTTAA
- the LOC123867641 gene encoding glutamate-gated chloride channel isoform X5, whose protein sequence is MGWSCVVARAVAVLLMLSRASALTSDIFAAGKSDKEILDNLLKNSRYDKRLLPPVDDPEFCCGLTSPNDTLNQNNIGLPSLRPRSHNRGVLTVNVSVLLLSLASPDESSLKYEVEFLLQQQWYDPRLRYSNQSHYDFLNAIHHHEDIWLPDTYFIMHGDFKDPIIPMHFALRIYRNGTINYLMRRHLILSCQGSLNIFPFDDPLCSFALESISYEQSAITYVWKNDEDTLRKSPSLTTLNAYLIKNQTIPCPNKASWRADGLTLYEDDEDLTCNLCQRRFEEQGNYSCLKVDLIFTRDRAFYFTTVFIPGIILVTSSFITFWLEWNAVPARSMIGNYSCLKVDLIFTRDRSFYFTTVFIPGIILVTSSFITFWLEWNAVPARVMIGVTTMLNFFTTSNGFRSTLPVVSNLTAMNVWDGVCMCFIYASLLEFVCVNYVGRKRPLHNVVYRPGENPVTQRLPAVLSRIGIILASPLGDKKRESTTATDLVTCTACTGAPGSCTHTANNGGVSEPCFVQVRKKEPPHPIRVAKTIDVIARFTFPTAYAVFLIFFFIHYKAFS, encoded by the exons ATGGGTTGGTCATGCGTTGTGGCACGCGCCGTGGCTGTCCTCCTCATGCTCAGCAGAGCATCTGCACTTACGTCcgatat ttttgcaGCGGGCAAGTCGGACAAAGAGATTCTGGACAATCTTCTGAAAAACTCCCGCTATGACAAAAGACTGCTCCCACCAGTAGATG ATCCTGAATTTTGTTGTGGTCTCACTTCGCCGAACGACACTctcaatcaaaataatattgggCTACCCTCGCTTCGGCCTCGATCGCACAATCGTG GTGTCCTCACCGTAAATGTTAGCGTGCTACTTCTTAGTTTAGCATCTCCAGATGAATCTAGTCTT AAATACGAGGTTGAATTTCTTCTGCAACAGCAGTGGTATGATCCTCGACTGCGGTATTCAAATCAGTCGCATTACGACTTCCTTAACGCCATCCATCATCACGAGGATATTTGGCTACCCGATACTTACTTCATCATGCATGGAGACTTTAAA GATCCAATAATACCGATGCATTTTGCCTTGCGCATATATCGGAATGGCACCATCAACTACTTGATGCGGCGTCACCTCATTTTGTCCTGTCAGGGAAGCCTCAACATATTCCCATTTGATGACCCATTGTGTTCATTTGCGTTAGAAAGTA TATCATACGAACAATCGGCTATAACTTATGTTTGGAAAAACGATGAAGACACTCTAAGGAAGTCACCGTCGTTAACGACGCTAAATGCCTACCTCATCAAGAACCAGACCATTCCTTGTCCCAATAAAGCGAGCTGGAGAG CTGATGGTTTAACACTTTACGAAGACGATGAAGACCTGACATGTAATCTTTGCCAGAGACGATTTGAGGAGCAAG GTAACTACAGCTGTCTAAAGGTGGACCTTATTTTTACAAGAGACCGAGCATTCTACTTTACCACAGTATTTATCCCTGGCATAATCCTGGTGACCTCTTCCTTCATCACATTTTGGCTGGAATGGAACGCAGTTCCAGCTCGTTCCATGATAG GTAATTACAGCTGCCTCAAAGTGGATCTAATCTTCACAAGAGATAGATCATTTTACTTCACTACTGTTTTCATTCCGGGCATCATTTTGGTGACGTCGTCTTTTATTACTTTTTGGTTGGAATGGAATGCAGTACCTGCTAGAGTCATGATAG GTGTAACAACCATGTTGAATTTCTTTACAACGTCCAATGGTTTCCGTTCAACGTTACCAGTGGTGTCGAATTTGACTGCAATGAACGTATGGGACGGAGTGTGCATGTGTTTCATCTACGCGTCCCTTCTTGAATTTGTCTGCGTCAATTACGTAGGTCGCAAGAGACCACTGCATAATGTGGTGTATAGGCCCGGCGAGAACCCAGTAACACAG CGACTGCCCGCAGTTCTGAGCAGAATTGGCATTATACTGGCCAGCCCCTTG ggTGATAAAAAGAGAGAGTCAACAACTGCAACAGATCTGGTGACGTGTACAGCATGTACAGGTGCGCCCGGATCTTGCACACATACGGCCAACAATGGCGGGGTTTCCGAG CCATGTTTCGTTCAGGTCCGTAAAAAGGAGCCTCCGCATCCAATCCGTGTGGCGAAGACGATCGACGTGATAGCTCGCTTTACCTTCCCCACTGCGTACGCCGTGTTTctcatcttcttcttcattcACTACAAGGCCTTCTCTTAA
- the LOC123867641 gene encoding glutamate-gated chloride channel isoform X17: protein MGWSCVVARAVAVLLMLSRASALTSDIFAAGKSDKEILDNLLKNSRYDKRLLPPVDGVLTVNVSVLLLSLASPDESSLKYEVEFLLQQQWYDPRLRYSNQSHYDFLNAIHHHEDIWLPDTYFIMHGDFKDPIIPMHFALRIYRNGTINYLMRRHLILSCQGSLNIFPFDDPLCSFALESISYEQSAITYVWKNDEDTLRKSPSLTTLNAYLIKNQTIPCPNKASWRGNYSCLKVDLIFTRDRAFYFTTVFIPGIILVTSSFITFWLEWNAVPARSMIGNYSCLKVDLIFTRDRSFYFTTVFIPGIILVTSSFITFWLEWNAVPARVMIGVTTMLNFFTTSNGFRSTLPVVSNLTAMNVWDGVCMCFIYASLLEFVCVNYVGRKRPLHNVVYRPGENPVTQRLPAVLSRIGIILASPLEAMAFLHWAKSETPQPETSGAGDKKRESTTATDLVTCTACTGAPGSCTHTANNGGVSEPCFVQVRKKEPPHPIRVAKTIDVIARFTFPTAYAVFLIFFFIHYKAFS from the exons ATGGGTTGGTCATGCGTTGTGGCACGCGCCGTGGCTGTCCTCCTCATGCTCAGCAGAGCATCTGCACTTACGTCcgatat ttttgcaGCGGGCAAGTCGGACAAAGAGATTCTGGACAATCTTCTGAAAAACTCCCGCTATGACAAAAGACTGCTCCCACCAGTAGATG GTGTCCTCACCGTAAATGTTAGCGTGCTACTTCTTAGTTTAGCATCTCCAGATGAATCTAGTCTT AAATACGAGGTTGAATTTCTTCTGCAACAGCAGTGGTATGATCCTCGACTGCGGTATTCAAATCAGTCGCATTACGACTTCCTTAACGCCATCCATCATCACGAGGATATTTGGCTACCCGATACTTACTTCATCATGCATGGAGACTTTAAA GATCCAATAATACCGATGCATTTTGCCTTGCGCATATATCGGAATGGCACCATCAACTACTTGATGCGGCGTCACCTCATTTTGTCCTGTCAGGGAAGCCTCAACATATTCCCATTTGATGACCCATTGTGTTCATTTGCGTTAGAAAGTA TATCATACGAACAATCGGCTATAACTTATGTTTGGAAAAACGATGAAGACACTCTAAGGAAGTCACCGTCGTTAACGACGCTAAATGCCTACCTCATCAAGAACCAGACCATTCCTTGTCCCAATAAAGCGAGCTGGAGAG GTAACTACAGCTGTCTAAAGGTGGACCTTATTTTTACAAGAGACCGAGCATTCTACTTTACCACAGTATTTATCCCTGGCATAATCCTGGTGACCTCTTCCTTCATCACATTTTGGCTGGAATGGAACGCAGTTCCAGCTCGTTCCATGATAG GTAATTACAGCTGCCTCAAAGTGGATCTAATCTTCACAAGAGATAGATCATTTTACTTCACTACTGTTTTCATTCCGGGCATCATTTTGGTGACGTCGTCTTTTATTACTTTTTGGTTGGAATGGAATGCAGTACCTGCTAGAGTCATGATAG GTGTAACAACCATGTTGAATTTCTTTACAACGTCCAATGGTTTCCGTTCAACGTTACCAGTGGTGTCGAATTTGACTGCAATGAACGTATGGGACGGAGTGTGCATGTGTTTCATCTACGCGTCCCTTCTTGAATTTGTCTGCGTCAATTACGTAGGTCGCAAGAGACCACTGCATAATGTGGTGTATAGGCCCGGCGAGAACCCAGTAACACAG CGACTGCCCGCAGTTCTGAGCAGAATTGGCATTATACTGGCCAGCCCCTTG GAGGCGATGGCATTCCTCCATTGGGCAAAATCTGAAACGCCTCAGCCGGAGACTAGCGGTGCT ggTGATAAAAAGAGAGAGTCAACAACTGCAACAGATCTGGTGACGTGTACAGCATGTACAGGTGCGCCCGGATCTTGCACACATACGGCCAACAATGGCGGGGTTTCCGAG CCATGTTTCGTTCAGGTCCGTAAAAAGGAGCCTCCGCATCCAATCCGTGTGGCGAAGACGATCGACGTGATAGCTCGCTTTACCTTCCCCACTGCGTACGCCGTGTTTctcatcttcttcttcattcACTACAAGGCCTTCTCTTAA
- the LOC123867641 gene encoding glutamate-gated chloride channel isoform X38, which yields MGWSCVVARAVAVLLMLSRASALTSDIFAAGKSDKEILDNLLKNSRYDKRLLPPVDGVLTVNVSVLLLSLASPDESSLKYEVEFLLQQQWYDPRLRYSNQSHYDFLNAIHHHEDIWLPDTYFIMHGDFKDPIIPMHFALRIYRNGTINYLMRRHLILSCQGSLNIFPFDDPLCSFALESISYEQSAITYVWKNDEDTLRKSPSLTTLNAYLIKNQTIPCPNKASWRGNYSCLKVDLIFTRDRAFYFTTVFIPGIILVTSSFITFWLEWNAVPARSMIGVTTMLNFFTTSNGFRSTLPVVSNLTAMNVWDGVCMCFIYASLLEFVCVNYVGRKRPLHNVVYRPGENPVTQRLPAVLSRIGIILASPLGDKKRESTTATDLVTCTACTGAPGSCTHTANNGGVSEPCFVQVRKKEPPHPIRVAKTIDVIARFTFPTAYAVFLIFFFIHYKAFS from the exons ATGGGTTGGTCATGCGTTGTGGCACGCGCCGTGGCTGTCCTCCTCATGCTCAGCAGAGCATCTGCACTTACGTCcgatat ttttgcaGCGGGCAAGTCGGACAAAGAGATTCTGGACAATCTTCTGAAAAACTCCCGCTATGACAAAAGACTGCTCCCACCAGTAGATG GTGTCCTCACCGTAAATGTTAGCGTGCTACTTCTTAGTTTAGCATCTCCAGATGAATCTAGTCTT AAATACGAGGTTGAATTTCTTCTGCAACAGCAGTGGTATGATCCTCGACTGCGGTATTCAAATCAGTCGCATTACGACTTCCTTAACGCCATCCATCATCACGAGGATATTTGGCTACCCGATACTTACTTCATCATGCATGGAGACTTTAAA GATCCAATAATACCGATGCATTTTGCCTTGCGCATATATCGGAATGGCACCATCAACTACTTGATGCGGCGTCACCTCATTTTGTCCTGTCAGGGAAGCCTCAACATATTCCCATTTGATGACCCATTGTGTTCATTTGCGTTAGAAAGTA TATCATACGAACAATCGGCTATAACTTATGTTTGGAAAAACGATGAAGACACTCTAAGGAAGTCACCGTCGTTAACGACGCTAAATGCCTACCTCATCAAGAACCAGACCATTCCTTGTCCCAATAAAGCGAGCTGGAGAG GTAACTACAGCTGTCTAAAGGTGGACCTTATTTTTACAAGAGACCGAGCATTCTACTTTACCACAGTATTTATCCCTGGCATAATCCTGGTGACCTCTTCCTTCATCACATTTTGGCTGGAATGGAACGCAGTTCCAGCTCGTTCCATGATAG GTGTAACAACCATGTTGAATTTCTTTACAACGTCCAATGGTTTCCGTTCAACGTTACCAGTGGTGTCGAATTTGACTGCAATGAACGTATGGGACGGAGTGTGCATGTGTTTCATCTACGCGTCCCTTCTTGAATTTGTCTGCGTCAATTACGTAGGTCGCAAGAGACCACTGCATAATGTGGTGTATAGGCCCGGCGAGAACCCAGTAACACAG CGACTGCCCGCAGTTCTGAGCAGAATTGGCATTATACTGGCCAGCCCCTTG ggTGATAAAAAGAGAGAGTCAACAACTGCAACAGATCTGGTGACGTGTACAGCATGTACAGGTGCGCCCGGATCTTGCACACATACGGCCAACAATGGCGGGGTTTCCGAG CCATGTTTCGTTCAGGTCCGTAAAAAGGAGCCTCCGCATCCAATCCGTGTGGCGAAGACGATCGACGTGATAGCTCGCTTTACCTTCCCCACTGCGTACGCCGTGTTTctcatcttcttcttcattcACTACAAGGCCTTCTCTTAA
- the LOC123867641 gene encoding glutamate-gated chloride channel isoform X41, whose translation MGWSCVVARAVAVLLMLSRASALTSDIFAAGKSDKEILDNLLKNSRYDKRLLPPVDGVLTVNVSVLLLSLASPDESSLKYEVEFLLQQQWYDPRLRYSNQSHYDFLNAIHHHEDIWLPDTYFIMHGDFKDPIIPMHFALRIYRNGTINYLMRRHLILSCQGSLNIFPFDDPLCSFALESISYEQSAITYVWKNDEDTLRKSPSLTTLNAYLIKNQTIPCPNKASWRGNYSCLKVDLIFTRDRAFYFTTVFIPGIILVTSSFITFWLEWNAVPARSMIGVTTMLNFFTTSNGFRSTLPVVSNLTAMNVWDGVCMCFIYASLLEFVCVNYVGRKRPLHNVVYRPGENPVTQPGDKKRESTTATDLVTCTACTGAPGSCTHTANNGGVSEPCFVQVRKKEPPHPIRVAKTIDVIARFTFPTAYAVFLIFFFIHYKAFS comes from the exons ATGGGTTGGTCATGCGTTGTGGCACGCGCCGTGGCTGTCCTCCTCATGCTCAGCAGAGCATCTGCACTTACGTCcgatat ttttgcaGCGGGCAAGTCGGACAAAGAGATTCTGGACAATCTTCTGAAAAACTCCCGCTATGACAAAAGACTGCTCCCACCAGTAGATG GTGTCCTCACCGTAAATGTTAGCGTGCTACTTCTTAGTTTAGCATCTCCAGATGAATCTAGTCTT AAATACGAGGTTGAATTTCTTCTGCAACAGCAGTGGTATGATCCTCGACTGCGGTATTCAAATCAGTCGCATTACGACTTCCTTAACGCCATCCATCATCACGAGGATATTTGGCTACCCGATACTTACTTCATCATGCATGGAGACTTTAAA GATCCAATAATACCGATGCATTTTGCCTTGCGCATATATCGGAATGGCACCATCAACTACTTGATGCGGCGTCACCTCATTTTGTCCTGTCAGGGAAGCCTCAACATATTCCCATTTGATGACCCATTGTGTTCATTTGCGTTAGAAAGTA TATCATACGAACAATCGGCTATAACTTATGTTTGGAAAAACGATGAAGACACTCTAAGGAAGTCACCGTCGTTAACGACGCTAAATGCCTACCTCATCAAGAACCAGACCATTCCTTGTCCCAATAAAGCGAGCTGGAGAG GTAACTACAGCTGTCTAAAGGTGGACCTTATTTTTACAAGAGACCGAGCATTCTACTTTACCACAGTATTTATCCCTGGCATAATCCTGGTGACCTCTTCCTTCATCACATTTTGGCTGGAATGGAACGCAGTTCCAGCTCGTTCCATGATAG GTGTAACAACCATGTTGAATTTCTTTACAACGTCCAATGGTTTCCGTTCAACGTTACCAGTGGTGTCGAATTTGACTGCAATGAACGTATGGGACGGAGTGTGCATGTGTTTCATCTACGCGTCCCTTCTTGAATTTGTCTGCGTCAATTACGTAGGTCGCAAGAGACCACTGCATAATGTGGTGTATAGGCCCGGCGAGAACCCAGTAACACAG CCT ggTGATAAAAAGAGAGAGTCAACAACTGCAACAGATCTGGTGACGTGTACAGCATGTACAGGTGCGCCCGGATCTTGCACACATACGGCCAACAATGGCGGGGTTTCCGAG CCATGTTTCGTTCAGGTCCGTAAAAAGGAGCCTCCGCATCCAATCCGTGTGGCGAAGACGATCGACGTGATAGCTCGCTTTACCTTCCCCACTGCGTACGCCGTGTTTctcatcttcttcttcattcACTACAAGGCCTTCTCTTAA